One part of the Hydra vulgaris chromosome 01, alternate assembly HydraT2T_AEP genome encodes these proteins:
- the LOC105848834 gene encoding uncharacterized protein LOC105848834 isoform X2, whose translation MLFQNYSGKKSCGKLFNKNRCFKLIWLPARVSLFCIFNSIILTAFTNEVPFSINFNDTYYKKCNSSESSNKSIVFSMNELKGIALTFCNHTPAMFIMPATTNESNIVTFLHESTSIRVSKSITCDELKSRCDIDADFKTSYEGYQDILNRTIDCGKSFDKCSTCLNKYKEWLCTQFPFSIENGRKPEYYEENHVCLECPSTEADNQFSFGGYVLFTCQVDRGKDELNYANYLRSVHQSFVDSTN comes from the exons ATGTTGTTTCAAAACTATTCTGGCAAAAAGTCATGtggaaaattgtttaataaaaatcgttgttttaaacttatatGGCTACCTGCTCGTGTtagtttgttttgtattttcaaTAGTATTATTCTAACTGCATTTACTAATGAAGTACCATTCagcattaattttaatgatacatattataaaaagtgTAACAGTTCGGAGTCGTCTAACAAATCTATAGTTTTTTCTATGAATGAACTAAAAGGTATTGCTCTGACGTTTTGCAATCACACTCCAGCAATGTTCATTATGCCAGCAACTACTAATGAAAGTAATATTGTTACATTCTTGCATGAAAGTACTTCTATTAGAGTTTCTAAATCTATCACTTGTGATGAGCTAAAGTCCAGGTGTGACATAGATGctgattttaaaacatcatatgAAGGTTACCAAGATATCCTTAATAGAACAATAGATTGTggcaaaagttttgataaatgcTCTACATGTTTG aataaATACAAAGAATGGCTATGCACACAGTTTCCGTTTTCTATAGAGAATGGCAGAAAACCTGAATACTATGAAGAAAATCATGTTTGTCTTGAATGCCCTAGCACAGAAGCTGATAATCAATTTTCGTTTGGTGGTTATGTACTATTTACTTGTCAAGTTGATAGAg